The DNA window GCACCAGGCCACGGTCTGGCCCTTGCTGATCCTGCCCTGGCGGACCCGGCACAGCGCGAGCCGGCCGAGGAACGGCGAGGCGTCGAGGTTGGTGACGTGCGCCTGGAGCGGCGCGTCCTCCTCGAACGCCGGCGCCGGGATGGTGTCCAGCAGGGTGCGGAACAGCGGCTCCAGGTTGGTGCTGTCGTCCGGGACCGCGCCGTCAGCCGGCTGGGTCAGCGAGGCGATGCCGTCGCGGGCGCAGGCGTAGACGATCGGGAAGTCGATCTGCTCCTCGTCGGCGTCCAGGTCGAGGAAGAGCTCGTAGGTGTCGTCCACGACCTCCTTGATCCGGGCGTCCGGCCGGTCCACCTTGTTGATCACCAGGATGATCGGCATCCGGGCGCGCAGCGCCTTGCGGAGCACGAACCGGGTCTGCGGCAGGGGGCCCTCGCTGGCGTCGACCAGCAGCACCACGCCGTCGACCATGGTCAGGCCGCGCTCGACCTCACCACCGAAGTCGGCGTGGCCGGGGGTGTCGATGATGTTGATGGTGACCGGGTCGCCGTCCGCCGGCAGGTATCGCACGCCGGTGTTCTTGGCGAGGATGGTGATGCCCTTCTCCCGCTCGAGGTCCATCGAGTCCATGACCCGCTCGGTGTCCTCGCCGCGGGCGCCGTAGGCGCCGGCCTGCCGCAACATGGCGTCGACCAGGGTCGTCTTGCCGTGGTCGACGTGGGCGATGATGGCGACGTTGCGGAGGTCGGTGCGAAGCTGCATACCCTCCATACTCCTGTCTGCGGTTGCCGGGGCGCGCCTCGGGGTCACCCCCGAGATGGCCCGGATCTGTGTCGAAAGTGCTGGGCCGACCGGTGCAGCGACTGGCATGCTGGCTCCCGTGCGGGGTGCCGAATGCCTGACCTGCTGAACTGGCTGCAGGAGCTGTCGCCCCTGCTGATCTACCTGATCGCCGCGACGATCGTCGCGGGCGAGACCGCGGTGATCGTCGGGCTGCTGGTGCCGGGCGAGGCGACCCTGCTGCTGGTCGGCTTCCTAGCGTACGCGGGGACGCTACGGCTCGCCCCCACGCTGCTGGCCATGATGGCCGCCGCCGTGATCGGAGACACACTCGCCTACCGTGCCGGGCGGCGCCACGGCCCCCGGTTGCGTGCCTCCGGGCTCGGCGCCCGGATCGGGCCGCACCGGTGGCGGCGGGCCGAGGAGTTGCTGGACCGGCTGGGCGGGCGGGCCATGCTGGCGGCCCGCTGGGTCGCCTTCGCCCGCACGCTGGCGCCCCGGCTGGCCGGCGGGGCCGGGATGCCGTACCGGCGGTTCGCGCCGTGGAACCTGGCCGGGGTAGCGAGCTGGGTCGGCGGCTCGGTGCTGGCCGGCTACCTGGCCGGCGAGTCGTACGAGCGGGTGTCGAAGCTGCTGGGCCGGGCCACCGGGGCGGTGCTGGTGCTGCTGCTCTGCCTGCTCGGCGTGGTGCTTGCCGGTCGCTGGCTGGGGCGTAACCCGGATCCGGCCCGGGCGTTGGCGACGCGTGCCGGCGCGCTGCCGCCGCTGCGCTGGCTGCGGTCCCGCTACGGGGTGCTGTTCTTCCTGGTCGGCATGCGGGTCGGCCCGGTCTGGACGTTGCTGATCAACCTGGCGCTCGGGCTGGCGTTGCTGTTCGCCGTGGGGCTGGTGGTGGCCGCGGTGCTGGAGGCGGTGGTCCGGCACAGCGGGCTGGGGGTGCTCGACGGGCTGGTCGCCGACTGGTTCGCCGCCCGGCGTACCCCCGGGGTGGCCGACGCGGCGCTGACCGCGGTGTCGGCGCTGCGCGGCTGGGTGCTGATCGCCGCGGTGACCGTGGTGGCGGCGCTGGTGGCCCGGCGGCAGCGACCCTGGCGCGCGGACCTGCTCGGCGTGGTGGGCACGGTCGGCGCGGCCGTGCCGCTGGTGCTGCTGGTGGTGGTCGCCGACCTGACCGGTCCGGGCGGCCCGGACCGGTTGCGGGAGTTGTTCCCCGGCCAGAACGCGGTGGTGACGGCGAGCCTCGGCACACTGGCGTGGCTGCTGGCGCGCGGAGCGCGCTGGCCGGTCGCGGTGGCCGTCTGGACGGTCGCCGCGGCCGGGGTGGTCGCGGTCGCCGGTGCCCGGCTCTACCTGGGCTGGAGCACGGTCACCGGCACCGCCTCGTCGGTGTTGCTGGGGGTCGCCTGGACCACCGTGTTCGTGGTCGCCTGGGCGACGCGGGAGCGGGTGGCGTCGGCCGGCCCACCGACCCCGGCGGACGCCGGTCCGGACGTCGGGGCGGGGCCGCCGCGTCCCCGGGAGCGCCGGCCGGCGTCGCGGGGACCACGATGACCCGTCGATGCCTGTTAGGGTGCGCCGACGGAACCACGGGGAGGTTCGATGCGGCGAGGAGTCGGCCGGTTGGCCGCGGCTGCGGTGATGGCGCTGCTGGCGGCGGGGGCGGTGACCGGGTGCGGCGACGAGGAGCCACCGGATCGCCCGGCGGCGGCGGAACTGCCCACCGAGGCGCCGGTCGAGGAGCCCGCGGCGGCGGACCCCGTCGACGCGCCGGCCGACGCGCCGAGCGAGGAGCCGCCCGGCGTCGCAGCGATGGGTGGCCGGCCCAGTCCCACCGCGTCGGCGAGCGCGAAGCCGCGGCCGAAGCCGTCGCGCACGTCCACCGCGCCGCTGGCGCGGCCGAAGCCGCCGACCGAGACCCGGGTGCCGCCGGCGCCGAAGCCGCCGGCCAGCGGCTGCAAGCCGAGCTACAAGGGCACCAAGGCGAGTCAGAGTCAGGTGAAGAAGGCGTTGACCGACGCCGCGGCGCGCACCTACTGGCCCACCTCCGCGCCGGACATCCGCATCCCGTCGGCCCTGATGAAGGCCACCGCCTGGCAGGAGAGCGGCTGGCAGTCCAACATCTACGCCTGTGACACCGGCGTCGGGCTGATGCAGGTCATGCCGGCCACCGCGGAGTGGATGAACCAGCGGTTCGAGCGGTCGTACGACATCGACGACTATCAGGACAACGCCTATCTGGGCGGCACCTACCTGGCGTGGCTGACCAAGTACATCGGCGACATGTACTTCGAGTCGGACTACCGGCTCGACGCCTCGCTGTGCACCTCGGAGTTGAACTCGTGCCTGCTCAACGCCGTGATCTCGGCGTACAACTTCGGGCACGCCGCGGTCGCCCGGGAGGGGAAGCCGCTGGCGATCCCCAACCCGCAGTACGTCTACAACGTGCGCGAACTGATGACCGGCTGCGAGTGTCTCGCGTTCTGACCGCCCCCGGCCGACGGGTCAGTCCCGGGCGGTGACCGGCTCGGCCGGCGTGCCGGCCGGCTCGGCGGGGGTGTCCGGCTCGCGGGTGATCTTCCCGGGCCACCAGAACCGATCGCCGAGCAGGAACGCCAGCGCGGGCACCAGCACGGTGCGGACCAGCAGCGTGTCCAGCAGCACGCCGACGCAGACGATGATCCCGATCTGGGTGAGCGTGATCAGCGGCAGCACCCCCAGCACCGCGAAGACCGCCGCCAGCAGCACGCCGGCGCTGGTGATGACGCCGCCGGTGACCCGCAGTGCCGACAGCATGCCGTCGCGGGTGCCGGCCCGGCGGGCGTCCTCCCGGGCCCGGGTGACCAGGAAGATGTTGTAGTCGACGCCGAGCGCGACCAGGAACACGAAGGCCAGCAGCAGCACCCCGCTGTCCAGCGCCGGGAAGTCCAGCACGTGGTCGAAGATCAGCCAGGCCGCGCCGAGGCTGGCGAAGAACGACGCGATCACGGTCAGCACCAGCAGCAGCGGGGCCAGCAGGCCGCGTAGCAGCAGCACCAGCACGGCGCCGACGAGCAGCAGGATGATCGGCAGGATCAGTCGCAGGTCCTTGGTGTTGGCCTGGCCCGAGTCGTAGGTGGCGGCGACCGTGCCACCGACCAGTGCGCCGTCGGGTGCGTCGGCGCCGTCGACGGTGGGCGGCGCGGAGTCCGGCACGGCGGCGACCGCGTCGCGCAACGCCACCACCGCGCGGTCGGAGGCAGCGGTGCCGGGCTCGGCGGTGAGCACCACGTCGATCTGGGCGACCCGGTCGCCGGCGGTGCTCGGTCGGGCCGAGGCGACGCCGTCGACCGCGCCGGCCGCGGCGAGGACCGCGGGGGCGGCCTGCGGGTTGGTGAGCACGGCGACCGGTTGGGTGCTGCCGGCCGGGAACGCCCGCGCCAGGGTCTCGGCGCCGGCGACCGCCTCGGGACGCTCCCGGAACTGCTCGGTCTCGGAGAGTCCGGTGCGGATGCCCAGCCCGCCCAGGGCGAGGCCGGCGAGGAGCAGGGTGGCAAGCACCGCGACCGGCAGCGGCCGGCGGACGACCAGTTCGCCGAGGCGGCCCCAGAGCCGGCCCTCGCGGGCGGCGCTGCCCACCTTCGGCACGAACGGCCAGAACAGGCCCCGGCCGAAGAGCACCAGCGCGGCGGGGAGCACGAACAGCGCGGAGAGCATGGCGAAGACCACGCCGATGGCGCAGGCCACCGCGAGCGCCCGGTTGGTCTCCTGCTCGGACAGCAGCAGCGTCAGGACGCCGAGCACGACCGTGCCGCCGCTGGCCAGGATCGGCTCGGCGGTGCGCCGCAGGGCGGCCCGCATGGCGGTGAACCGGTTGTCCTCGCGGCGCAGCTCCTCGCGGTAGCGGGCGATGAGCAGCAGGGCGTAGTCGGTCGCGGCGCCGAAGACCAGCACACTGGCGATGCCGGTGACCTGGCCGCTGGGCAGATAGATGCCCAGCGCGGGCACCACGGTCTCCACCGTGCGCAGGGTGAGCTGCTCGGCGGCGGCGACCACCAGCAGCGGGACGAGCCACAGGAACGGGCTGCGGTAGGTGACGAGCAGCAGCAGCGCCACGACCGCGGCGGTGACCAGCAGCAGCGTGGTGTCGGCGCCCTGGAACACCTTGCTCAGGTCGGCGGTGAAGGCGGGTCCACCGGTGACCTCGACGGTCAGGTCGTCGGGCAGGCCGGCCACGGCGTCGCGGACCTTGACCACCTCGTCGACGACCGCCTGCTGGTCGCCGGCGGTGGACAGCGGCACGGCGACCAGCGCGACCGTGCCGTCCGGGGAGAGCTGGGCGGGGGAGACCCGCCCGCCGACGGCGAGCGCGCCGAGCCTGCCGGTGACGCCGTCGAGCGCGCTGCGGTCCGAGGCGCTGAGCGGTGCCCGGTCGTCCCGGCTCACCACCACCAGGGCGGCCTGGGTGTCGCGGGACGGGAGCTGGTCCTGGAGGCGTTCGACCTGCGTCGACTGCCACTGGACCGACAGGCCGGTGGCCGAGACCGGTTGGGGGTTGTCCGGCTTGGGTAGACCGAACACGACCGCGCCGACGACGAGGGCGGCGACCACGGTCAGCCAGGCGGCCAACCGGCCCCGGGCGACGCGGGTGAACAGCGACATCGGGAGCCTCACATGCCTTCTGCCGGTTGATTCTCGCTAGCCGAGTATCTTGATGAGCGAGATTATCCGGAGAGGCTCTATGCTGCAACCGGATCGGGCAGGGGGGTGGCGGCGAGCGGTGGCGGGGCACGGCATGTACCGGCGACGGGACGACCCGCGCGGGCGGATGGTCGCCGAGATCACCAACGACCTGCGTCGCTACTCCACGGACGCGCAGCACGTCGGGCACGCGTTCGCCGGGCTGCACGGGCTCAACCCGACCGACCTGCAGGCGCTGATCGCGGTGATGGAGGCCGAGCTGGTGGGCGACCCGATCACCCCCGGCCGCCTCGGCGACGTGCTCAACCTCTCGTCCGGGTCGGTCACCGCCCTGGTCGACCGGCTGGAGCGCGCGGGTCACATCCGGCGCGACCGGGACACCGCCGACCGGCGCAAGATCCTGCTGCACTACGCCGACCGGGGCGCCACGCTGGCGCAGAGCTTCTTCGGCCCGCTGGGCCGGCGCACCGACGAGGTGATGGACCGCTTCACCGACGACGAGCTGGCCGTGGTGCACCGGTTCATGAGGGAGATGGTGCGCAGCATGCGCACGCACCGCGACGAGGTGCGCGCCGCCCGGGGCGGCGCCGACCCGGCCGGCGACCGTTGACCGTGCGGCTGGTCACCCGGCTCGCCGCGGCGGCGCTGCGGCTGCCCGCCGCCCGCACCGGCCGGGTCACCCTCACCCGCGACGTCAAGGTGCGGGTCCGCGACGGCACCACCCTGCGCACCGACCACTACGCGCCGGACCTGCCCTGCGCCCCCTGCGTGCTGATCCGCACCCCGTACGGGCGGGGTGGGCCGATGCGGCTGCTCGGCCGGCTGGTCGCC is part of the Micromonospora sp. WMMD980 genome and encodes:
- a CDS encoding DedA family protein, with translation MPDLLNWLQELSPLLIYLIAATIVAGETAVIVGLLVPGEATLLLVGFLAYAGTLRLAPTLLAMMAAAVIGDTLAYRAGRRHGPRLRASGLGARIGPHRWRRAEELLDRLGGRAMLAARWVAFARTLAPRLAGGAGMPYRRFAPWNLAGVASWVGGSVLAGYLAGESYERVSKLLGRATGAVLVLLLCLLGVVLAGRWLGRNPDPARALATRAGALPPLRWLRSRYGVLFFLVGMRVGPVWTLLINLALGLALLFAVGLVVAAVLEAVVRHSGLGVLDGLVADWFAARRTPGVADAALTAVSALRGWVLIAAVTVVAALVARRQRPWRADLLGVVGTVGAAVPLVLLVVVADLTGPGGPDRLRELFPGQNAVVTASLGTLAWLLARGARWPVAVAVWTVAAAGVVAVAGARLYLGWSTVTGTASSVLLGVAWTTVFVVAWATRERVASAGPPTPADAGPDVGAGPPRPRERRPASRGPR
- a CDS encoding transglycosylase SLT domain-containing protein; amino-acid sequence: MRRGVGRLAAAAVMALLAAGAVTGCGDEEPPDRPAAAELPTEAPVEEPAAADPVDAPADAPSEEPPGVAAMGGRPSPTASASAKPRPKPSRTSTAPLARPKPPTETRVPPAPKPPASGCKPSYKGTKASQSQVKKALTDAAARTYWPTSAPDIRIPSALMKATAWQESGWQSNIYACDTGVGLMQVMPATAEWMNQRFERSYDIDDYQDNAYLGGTYLAWLTKYIGDMYFESDYRLDASLCTSELNSCLLNAVISAYNFGHAAVAREGKPLAIPNPQYVYNVRELMTGCECLAF
- a CDS encoding MMPL family transporter, with product MSLFTRVARGRLAAWLTVVAALVVGAVVFGLPKPDNPQPVSATGLSVQWQSTQVERLQDQLPSRDTQAALVVVSRDDRAPLSASDRSALDGVTGRLGALAVGGRVSPAQLSPDGTVALVAVPLSTAGDQQAVVDEVVKVRDAVAGLPDDLTVEVTGGPAFTADLSKVFQGADTTLLLVTAAVVALLLLVTYRSPFLWLVPLLVVAAAEQLTLRTVETVVPALGIYLPSGQVTGIASVLVFGAATDYALLLIARYREELRREDNRFTAMRAALRRTAEPILASGGTVVLGVLTLLLSEQETNRALAVACAIGVVFAMLSALFVLPAALVLFGRGLFWPFVPKVGSAAREGRLWGRLGELVVRRPLPVAVLATLLLAGLALGGLGIRTGLSETEQFRERPEAVAGAETLARAFPAGSTQPVAVLTNPQAAPAVLAAAGAVDGVASARPSTAGDRVAQIDVVLTAEPGTAASDRAVVALRDAVAAVPDSAPPTVDGADAPDGALVGGTVAATYDSGQANTKDLRLILPIILLLVGAVLVLLLRGLLAPLLLVLTVIASFFASLGAAWLIFDHVLDFPALDSGVLLLAFVFLVALGVDYNIFLVTRAREDARRAGTRDGMLSALRVTGGVITSAGVLLAAVFAVLGVLPLITLTQIGIIVCVGVLLDTLLVRTVLVPALAFLLGDRFWWPGKITREPDTPAEPAGTPAEPVTARD
- a CDS encoding MarR family transcriptional regulator, which gives rise to MYRRRDDPRGRMVAEITNDLRRYSTDAQHVGHAFAGLHGLNPTDLQALIAVMEAELVGDPITPGRLGDVLNLSSGSVTALVDRLERAGHIRRDRDTADRRKILLHYADRGATLAQSFFGPLGRRTDEVMDRFTDDELAVVHRFMREMVRSMRTHRDEVRAARGGADPAGDR